A stretch of the Ascaphus truei isolate aAscTru1 chromosome 4, aAscTru1.hap1, whole genome shotgun sequence genome encodes the following:
- the CCNC gene encoding cyclin-C, whose amino-acid sequence MAGNFWQSSHYLQWILDKQDLLKERQKDLKFLTEEEYWKLQIFFTNVIQALGEHLKLRQQVIATATVYFKRFYARYSLKSIDPVLMAPTCVFLASKVEEFGVVSNTRLISAATSVLKTRFSYAFPKEFPYRMNHILECEFYLLELMDCCLIVYHPYRPLLQYVQDMGQEDMLLPLAWRIVNDTYRTDLCLLYPPFMIALACLHVACVVQQKDARQWFAELSVDMEKILEIIRVILKLYEQWKNFDERKEMAAILSKMPKPKPPPNSDGEQGPNGSQNNSYSQS is encoded by the exons ATGGCGGGTAACTTCTGGCAGAGCTCTCACTA TTTACAATGGATTTTGGATAAACAAGATTTATTAAAAGAACGACAAAAGGACTTGAAATTCTTGACTGAAGAAGAGTATTGGAAACTACAGATATTTTTTACAAATG TCATCCAAGCTTTAGGAGAGCACCTTAAACTAAGACAGCAAGTCATTGCCACTGCCACTGTTTACTTTAAAAGGTTTTATGCCAG gTATTCTTTAAAAAGTATAGATCCTGTTCTAATGGCACCAACGTGCGTATTTTTGGCATCCAAAGTAGAG GAGTTTGGTGTTGTTTCAAACACAAGGTTAATCTctgctgctacatctgtat tAAAAACTAGGTTTTCTTATGCATTTCCAAAGGAGTTCCCTTATAGGATGAACCAT ATACTGGAATGTGAATTCTACCTATTAGAATTAATG GATTGTTGTTTGATCGTATATCACCCCTATAGACCACTTCTCCAATACGTACAAGACATGGGACAGGAAGATATGCTGCTTCCACTAGCATG gaggATAGTAAATGACACATATCGTACAGATCTTTGTCTGCTGTACCCCCCTTTCATGATTGCTTTAG CTTGCCTGCACGTGGCTTGTGTTGTTCAGCAGAAGGACGCACGTCAGTGGTTTGCTGAACTTTCAGTAGATATGGAAAAG ATCTTGGAAATTATCAGAGTTATCCTCAAACTCTATGAGCAGTGGAAGAATTTTGATGAGCGGAAGGAAATGGCTGCTATCCTTAGTAAAATGCCCAAACCCAAGCCGCcacctaacag TGACGGAGAACAGGGACCTAACGGAAGCCAAAACAATAGTTATAGCCAATCCTGA